In the Flavobacteriales bacterium genome, CCCAGCCGCTGGCACCTCCCCTTGTGGTGGGCCAACCTGCTCGCCGCACTGCTGTTGCTGCTGGCCTATCTGTCCGCCCGGGTGCCGCCCGACACCTTCTGGCCCCTCGCCTTCTTCGGCATGGCCTACCCCTTCGTGCTGCTCACGCACCTCTTCTTCCTGGTGTGGTGGGCGCTGTTCCGGCCCAAACGGATGCTGGTGAGCGCGATCGTGGTGGGCATCGGTATCGGCCACATCGGCGACTATGTGCAGCTGCTCGGCAGGCGCCACCCTCCCGGGAACGCCACGGAGCAGGACCTGAAGGTGATGTCGTACAACGTGCGCTTGTTCGACCTGTACAACTGGAGCAACAACACCCGGACGCGCAACGAGATCCTCGACCTCATCGCCTTCGAGGGGGCGGATGTGCTCTGCCTGCAGGAGTTCTTCCTGGCCGAGGACAGGCGCTACTTCAACACGAAGGACACCCTGCTGCGGCACCTGGGTTACCGGGCCTGCCACGACAGCTACACGGCGCACACCCGCAAGGGCCACCACTTCGGCATCGCCACCTTCAGCACCCATCCGATCGTGGGCAAGGGCACCTTGGAGTTCGCCGACGACCTGAACAACCTGTGCATCTGGACGGACATCGCGGTGGGCGACGACACGCTGCGGGTGTACAACGCCCATCTGGCCAGTGTGCGCTTCGGGGGCAACGAATACAGGTTCATGGAGGACCTGGACACGGGCACGGACGCCGACAGTCTGCGCAGCGGGGGCCTGCGCATCGCCGGGCTGTTGCGCAATGCCTTCCTCCGCCGTGCCGAGGAGGCGCGCCTGATCACCGCGCACATGGCCAGCAGTCCCCATCCGATCGTGTACTGCGGCGACCTCAACGACACCCCGATGAGCTACAGCTACACCCTGCTCACCGAGCGGCTTACGGACGCCTTCGTGGAGAGCGGCCGGGGTGTGGGGCACACCTACATCGGCGTGTTCCCCAGCTTCCGGATCGACCACATCCTTCACGGTCCCGAACTGACGGCCTGGAACTTCCGCACGCTGCCCGATGAGCTGAGCGACCACCGCGCCATCGTGTGCGAGTTGGCCTTGGTGGGTACCGGAGCGCCACGCTAGGGCCGCTCTACCGCGACCGGACCGAGCGTGTAGCCCAGGTCCTTGAGGCGGTGGAGCACCCCACCCTCACCCGGCAGGTGCGCGGCGCCCACGGCGAAGAAGCAACTGCATCCCTCGCTCAATCGCGCCGCCATCCGTTCGGCCATCCGGGTGTTGCGCACCGCGAGCAGGGCCTCATCCATCGATCCGGACATGCCCCCCTGCCGCACGAGGGCGTGCATGGTCTCCAGGTCCTGCCGGGCGTAGGCGTCCATCATCCGTTCCATGATCCCGCGGTACAGGTCGTGGCGCACCATCTCCAACAGCATGGCCGCCTGATCCTCCAAGGGAATGGCGTCGATGGCAGCCAGCTGTTCCTGCATGGTCTCCAGTCCGCTCACCGCCCGTCCGATGGAACGGGCCCGGGCCTGCACCGCCTCGTCCAGCACGAGCGCGCTGTCGTTGCGCATTAGGGTCTCGGTGAGCAGGGCCATCGACCAGAAGGGTCTCATGCGGTCGCTGGCCAGGGCCATGAGGCCCAGATGCTCCTTCAGCGCCTTGCGCACACGTTCGAGGTCCTTCTTCTTGTAGAGGTCGGCCAAGACGCGGCCGTCGGGCATCTGCATGGCGCCCAGCATGGCAAGCCCGCCCTGGGCCGAGGCATCGTGATCCAACTCGCCCACCACTTCGGCACATTCCGCCATGGCGGCCCACAGGCTGTCATTGCCCTGATAGGCGCGGGCGTCACGGCTGTGCACGGTGCCCAGCACGTAGGCCGGTCCGGTGACGCCCGGGCCGGTGATGCGCCAGAGCATGCTATGCGGGAGCGGTTGGGCCGTGGCCAGTCCGGCACACCACACGCTTGCGGACAGGACGATCGAACGCATGTGCGCCAAGGTACTCTAGGCTTGCACGCTGAACTTAGCGGATGAACCAACTGAAGGAAGCCGAGCGGTACGGGAGGTGAACCGGGCCAAGGTTCAGGATCTGGTCCTGTGCGCCTATTGGGACCTCTCGTACCCCGGTGTCCACGGCTCGGATAGAAATTGAGGCTCGCGGCCTGTTAGAGTTCTGAAGCAACGGACACCTGCTCAGCCCCTTCAGAGGTGGAACGAACCAAAAGTACCATGAGAACGATCGGTATCGATGTAAGCAAGGCGACCTTGGATGTGGTCTTGCAGGACGAACAAGGCAAGCTGGTGCAGGAGGAGCGGGTGAAGAACAGCTGTGTTGGACTGCGGTCGCTACTGCGCAAGTGGGCCAGGCAGGGGCACTGCGACACCACCGCCCTGGTGTGTCTGGAGCCTACCGGGCACTACAGCCATGGGGTGGTGAAGACCCTGCTGGACCTGGGCCACCCCACTTGGCTGGCCCACGCCACGGATATCCGCTTGAGCATCGGCATGCAGCGGGGCAAGAGCGACAAAGTGGATGCACGGCGCATCGCACAATACGCGCACCGGTTCAGGGACAAGGCCCGTTTGGTCGGCCAGAGCCACGTGGAGTTCGCCGAGCTCAAGGCGCTGTTGGCACTTCGCGAGCGCTTGGTGAAGGAGCGGGGCAAGAACACCGCGCAGTTGAAGGACAACGTGCTCTACCTCACCGGGAACACCAAGGACCTGGTGAAAGCCGAGCTCCAGCGACAGCTCAAGGCCCTGGAGCTGTCGATCACCAAGCTGGACCGGGCCATCGCGGTGTTCCTCCGCAAGGACAGCGCCTTGCAGGGCAGGAACAAGCTGGCACAGACCGTATCGGGCATCGGTCCGGTGCTGGCCAGCGAGCTGATCGCCCACACCGAAGGCTTCACCCGCTTCGACTCACCCAGGCAACTGGTCTGTTATGCCGGTGTTGCACCCTTCGAACGCACCTCTGGGTCCAGTGTGCGTGGAAAGACCGCCACGTCCTCCTTCGCCAACCACAGGCTCAAAAGCCTCTTGAAACTGGCCGCCTTGGCCGCCGTCCGTGTGCCCGGGGACCTACAGGACTACTATCACCGCAAGATCGCTCAAGGCAAACGACCCATCGTCGTGCTCAACAACGTGGCCGGCAAGATCATCCACCACCTCTGGGCCGTGATCCACTCAGGCAGACCTTATCAACCTCGCTTGCACATGTCATAGAAATAGGCGCGGTCGTCAGAGTACGATGTAGGCCAGCAGAAAGGACAGGACGGACAAGATGGCGGACAGCACGCCGCCTGTGAGGATCAGCTGGCTGCGGTTGCCGGGTCGTGCGCGAAGGGTGCCCATGGCGATCGGATGCGAGGGATAGA is a window encoding:
- a CDS encoding endonuclease/exonuclease/phosphatase family protein; translation: MSEASRRARPSRWHLPLWWANLLAALLLLLAYLSARVPPDTFWPLAFFGMAYPFVLLTHLFFLVWWALFRPKRMLVSAIVVGIGIGHIGDYVQLLGRRHPPGNATEQDLKVMSYNVRLFDLYNWSNNTRTRNEILDLIAFEGADVLCLQEFFLAEDRRYFNTKDTLLRHLGYRACHDSYTAHTRKGHHFGIATFSTHPIVGKGTLEFADDLNNLCIWTDIAVGDDTLRVYNAHLASVRFGGNEYRFMEDLDTGTDADSLRSGGLRIAGLLRNAFLRRAEEARLITAHMASSPHPIVYCGDLNDTPMSYSYTLLTERLTDAFVESGRGVGHTYIGVFPSFRIDHILHGPELTAWNFRTLPDELSDHRAIVCELALVGTGAPR
- a CDS encoding TraB/GumN family protein; the protein is MRSIVLSASVWCAGLATAQPLPHSMLWRITGPGVTGPAYVLGTVHSRDARAYQGNDSLWAAMAECAEVVGELDHDASAQGGLAMLGAMQMPDGRVLADLYKKKDLERVRKALKEHLGLMALASDRMRPFWSMALLTETLMRNDSALVLDEAVQARARSIGRAVSGLETMQEQLAAIDAIPLEDQAAMLLEMVRHDLYRGIMERMMDAYARQDLETMHALVRQGGMSGSMDEALLAVRNTRMAERMAARLSEGCSCFFAVGAAHLPGEGGVLHRLKDLGYTLGPVAVERP
- a CDS encoding IS110 family transposase: MRTIGIDVSKATLDVVLQDEQGKLVQEERVKNSCVGLRSLLRKWARQGHCDTTALVCLEPTGHYSHGVVKTLLDLGHPTWLAHATDIRLSIGMQRGKSDKVDARRIAQYAHRFRDKARLVGQSHVEFAELKALLALRERLVKERGKNTAQLKDNVLYLTGNTKDLVKAELQRQLKALELSITKLDRAIAVFLRKDSALQGRNKLAQTVSGIGPVLASELIAHTEGFTRFDSPRQLVCYAGVAPFERTSGSSVRGKTATSSFANHRLKSLLKLAALAAVRVPGDLQDYYHRKIAQGKRPIVVLNNVAGKIIHHLWAVIHSGRPYQPRLHMS